Proteins from one Roseofilum reptotaenium CS-1145 genomic window:
- a CDS encoding FAD-dependent oxidoreductase, translating into MNRIEERTVDILVVGGGTGGTCAAIQAARRGAQTLLVSEFPWLGGMLTAAGVSAPDGSELAAFQTGMWGALVRELTQKQPGGLDHNWVSLFGFNPQIGAQIFQDWVDALPNLDWIWGQTPLEVYRNGNCVTGVRFQSLRVNATLTLDGTELGDLLALADIPHRWGWELQAEWGEPSAPQEANELTQRYPVQTPTWVIHLQDYGEGVSAPDIPGSVTESVFAGAWENHGVEKFLSYGRLPNGTMMINWPIQGNDYGINLNRLIESPENQFTLLQEALEYSLNFGRTIQAQLGQRYGLAVNQFPVLDSTISPRSALLPQFQQGVALYPYFRESRRLKGQITLREQDILPQPDGNVAQLPRDETGAINSIVIGNYPNDHHYPGVDFRLAPKSLRWGGRWTGTPFTLPYGCLVPEEITGFLVCEKNISVSHIANGASRLQPVVMNIGQAAGMAAALCIERREDPHNLPVRVLQSALLTDKSAPAAVIPCFNLTHRSPDWQTWQFHYLEHGEKYPKTGYAPHTFSPVDLGTSCTDGLEVSGLFKRLEEQSYQLQVNAPAQWGGSTWRLITTEPLVNDAFEGLEDQQQICLRGRMNSAGGWIIVEEITDVFS; encoded by the coding sequence ATGAATCGAATAGAAGAACGGACTGTAGATATCCTCGTTGTTGGTGGGGGAACAGGGGGCACTTGCGCCGCCATTCAAGCTGCTCGGCGGGGCGCTCAAACCCTTCTAGTTAGTGAATTTCCCTGGTTAGGGGGTATGTTAACCGCAGCCGGAGTATCTGCACCGGATGGTAGCGAATTGGCAGCCTTTCAAACAGGAATGTGGGGGGCATTGGTGCGGGAATTAACTCAGAAACAACCGGGAGGATTAGACCATAATTGGGTGAGTTTATTTGGCTTTAATCCCCAGATAGGGGCACAAATTTTCCAGGACTGGGTGGATGCACTGCCTAACCTAGACTGGATTTGGGGACAAACGCCGTTAGAAGTGTATCGAAATGGCAACTGCGTTACCGGTGTTCGGTTTCAAAGCTTGCGGGTAAATGCCACTCTTACGCTAGATGGAACTGAACTGGGCGATTTACTCGCCTTAGCCGATATTCCCCATCGTTGGGGTTGGGAACTGCAAGCTGAATGGGGAGAACCGAGCGCTCCTCAAGAAGCTAACGAACTGACGCAACGCTATCCGGTACAAACTCCCACTTGGGTGATTCACCTACAAGATTATGGAGAAGGAGTCAGTGCCCCAGATATTCCCGGTTCTGTCACAGAATCAGTGTTTGCGGGAGCATGGGAAAATCATGGGGTAGAGAAATTCTTAAGTTATGGCCGTTTACCGAATGGCACGATGATGATTAATTGGCCGATTCAGGGAAATGATTATGGCATCAATCTAAATCGCCTGATTGAATCCCCTGAAAACCAATTTACCCTCTTACAAGAAGCTTTAGAGTATAGTCTTAACTTTGGGCGCACGATTCAAGCCCAATTGGGACAACGCTACGGGTTAGCGGTTAATCAATTTCCCGTCCTCGATTCCACTATCTCTCCTCGCTCTGCGCTCCTTCCCCAGTTCCAGCAAGGAGTCGCCCTTTATCCCTATTTTCGAGAAAGTCGCAGACTCAAAGGACAAATTACGCTGCGAGAACAAGATATTTTACCCCAACCGGACGGAAATGTGGCTCAATTACCCAGAGATGAAACTGGAGCCATTAATAGTATTGTCATTGGCAACTATCCTAACGACCATCATTATCCAGGAGTTGACTTCCGTCTGGCTCCCAAGTCCCTACGCTGGGGGGGGCGGTGGACGGGAACTCCGTTTACACTTCCCTATGGCTGTTTAGTTCCAGAGGAAATTACTGGATTTCTGGTCTGCGAAAAGAATATTTCTGTCTCTCATATTGCCAATGGAGCCAGCCGCTTGCAACCGGTGGTGATGAATATCGGTCAAGCCGCAGGAATGGCAGCAGCTCTCTGTATTGAACGCCGGGAAGACCCCCACAATTTACCGGTGCGAGTTTTACAATCAGCTCTATTAACGGATAAAAGTGCCCCAGCAGCCGTTATTCCCTGTTTTAATCTTACCCATCGCTCTCCAGATTGGCAAACCTGGCAATTCCATTATTTAGAGCATGGAGAGAAGTATCCAAAAACTGGCTATGCTCCCCATACTTTTTCCCCAGTTGATTTAGGAACAAGTTGTACTGACGGGTTAGAGGTATCAGGACTGTTTAAGCGATTAGAGGAACAAAGCTATCAATTACAGGTCAATGCCCCTGCCCAATGGGGGGGAAGTACCTGGCGATTGATTACTACTGAACCCCTAGTTAATGATGCTTTCGAGGGTCTGGAGGATCAACAACAGATTTGCCTGCGCGGACGCATGAACTCAGCCGGGGGTTGGATAATTGTGGAAGAAATTACGGACGTTTTTAGTTGA
- the sbcD gene encoding exonuclease subunit SbcD gives MIKVLHLSDIHLGSGLTHGRVNPKTGLNTRLEDFIRSLSYCIDRAIAEPVDLVLFGGDAFPDATPPPYVSQAFAGQFYRLVEANIPTVLLVGNHDQHAQGKGGASLSIYQTLGVPGFIVGDRLALHQITTAHGPIQVITLPWLTRSSLFTRPETQELSLSEINHQLIDRLRTALEAQIRRLNRDLPTILLAHVMVDNAHYGAERFLAVGKGFTIPLSILARPCFDYVALGHVHKHQILCEHPPVVYPGSIERVDFSEEKEQKGYILVEVDKGQANLEFSPLSVRSFKTIKVDLSQAEDPQEKLIHTLEKSSLQDAVVRLIYQIRSEQLDLIDSQQLHERLDVTHSYTIQPELVSQLSRTRLPELGQGKEVDPLSALQAYLDNREDLQELAPQMLDAAQELLISSNIVDS, from the coding sequence ATGATTAAGGTTTTACATCTATCGGATATCCATTTGGGGAGTGGGTTAACTCATGGAAGAGTGAACCCAAAAACAGGTTTAAATACCCGTTTGGAGGATTTTATCAGGAGTTTGTCCTACTGTATCGATCGCGCGATCGCCGAACCCGTCGATTTAGTCTTATTTGGCGGCGATGCTTTCCCTGATGCTACGCCTCCTCCCTATGTCAGTCAAGCGTTTGCTGGGCAATTTTATCGTCTAGTGGAGGCAAATATTCCGACGGTATTATTGGTGGGTAATCATGATCAACATGCCCAAGGAAAAGGGGGGGCGAGTTTATCGATTTACCAAACGTTGGGGGTTCCAGGGTTTATTGTGGGCGATCGCCTAGCTTTACACCAGATTACCACTGCCCATGGCCCCATTCAAGTGATTACCCTCCCCTGGTTAACTCGTTCGAGTTTATTTACTCGTCCAGAAACCCAAGAATTATCCCTTTCAGAAATTAATCATCAATTAATCGACCGGTTGCGAACTGCCCTTGAAGCGCAAATTCGCCGTCTGAATCGAGATCTTCCCACGATTCTTTTAGCCCATGTGATGGTCGATAATGCCCACTATGGTGCAGAGCGGTTTTTAGCTGTTGGCAAGGGTTTTACTATACCCTTATCTATCTTGGCGCGTCCTTGTTTTGATTATGTAGCCCTCGGTCACGTTCACAAACATCAAATCCTCTGCGAGCATCCACCCGTTGTCTATCCTGGCAGTATTGAACGGGTGGATTTTAGCGAAGAAAAAGAACAGAAGGGTTATATTTTAGTGGAAGTGGATAAAGGACAGGCAAATTTAGAATTTTCACCCTTATCTGTGCGCTCGTTTAAGACGATTAAAGTTGATCTGAGTCAGGCAGAAGATCCCCAAGAGAAACTGATTCATACCTTAGAAAAATCTTCCCTTCAAGATGCCGTGGTACGATTGATTTATCAGATTCGTTCCGAACAATTAGATTTAATCGATTCCCAGCAACTTCACGAACGGCTAGACGTGACCCATAGTTATACGATCCAACCCGAATTAGTCAGTCAACTCTCCCGCACTCGACTTCCGGAATTAGGCCAAGGAAAGGAAGTCGATCCCTTATCCGCTCTGCAAGCTTATTTAGATAATCGGGAAGATTTACAAGAATTAGCCCCACAAATGCTAGACGCGGCACAAGAGTTATTGATTTCTAGCAATATTGTAGATTCCTAG
- a CDS encoding pentapeptide repeat-containing protein — protein MIKLKKTLAIALGVSIGFTTVAIAANPDHVTRLLNGGRTCQGCDLINADLSNITGRTVKGSQLRQSRLMNANLSNSNFEGAYFTCADLSNANLQEGKFQWSNFVDAKLQGVDLRGADLRNTDLTGADFTGAIVDNRIKLNGAKMPDGATIYQGDPETPEQMRKPVDLNTLDFQRAREERAKRRYCESTNNQ, from the coding sequence ATGATCAAACTCAAAAAGACATTAGCGATCGCGCTTGGGGTAAGTATCGGATTTACCACTGTAGCGATCGCGGCTAATCCCGATCACGTTACTCGACTCCTGAATGGAGGTCGCACCTGTCAAGGATGCGATCTGATTAACGCTGATTTAAGCAACATTACCGGCAGAACCGTTAAAGGTTCTCAACTCAGGCAATCTCGCTTAATGAATGCCAACTTAAGTAACAGTAACTTTGAAGGTGCTTATTTTACTTGTGCTGATTTAAGTAATGCTAATTTACAAGAGGGAAAATTTCAATGGTCTAACTTTGTAGATGCTAAATTACAAGGGGTCGATCTGCGAGGTGCAGATTTAAGAAATACTGACTTAACCGGAGCTGATTTTACGGGGGCGATAGTTGACAATCGGATTAAACTCAATGGGGCTAAAATGCCCGATGGGGCAACAATTTACCAAGGCGATCCAGAAACCCCAGAACAGATGCGAAAACCCGTCGATCTGAATACATTAGACTTTCAAAGAGCAAGGGAAGAACGAGCCAAACGTCGCTATTGCGAATCCACAAATAATCAGTAA
- the msrP gene encoding protein-methionine-sulfoxide reductase catalytic subunit MsrP, translating into MTLIKVPQIWDIPDRQITPESVFMNRRKLLKGLMGAGITASLLPLTACGQQNQSSNMGSGYTTPEAIAQNPKFLKGDLEITPQSLSSKYNNFYEFGTTKSIQQAAQALPTENWKVEVGGLVKNPQTYDMDDLRNKFETEERVYRFRCVEAWAMVVPWLGFPMRKLIEAVEPTSEAKFVRFTSWYDKQISTGPSGNLFSPLPWPYTEGLRIEEMANELAFFATGIYGQDLPKQHGAPIRQVIPWKYGFKGAKSIVKIEFLDTQPATFWNTIDAKEYDFEANVNPDKPHPRWSQATERLISDGSAFSWPRQPTLHYNGYGEWVAHLYG; encoded by the coding sequence ATGACTTTAATCAAAGTTCCCCAAATCTGGGATATACCCGATCGCCAGATCACCCCAGAGTCCGTATTCATGAATCGTCGGAAATTGCTCAAGGGACTGATGGGAGCCGGCATTACCGCCAGTTTGCTCCCATTAACCGCTTGTGGTCAGCAAAATCAATCGAGCAATATGGGATCGGGTTATACTACGCCAGAGGCGATCGCTCAAAATCCAAAGTTTCTCAAGGGAGATTTGGAGATTACTCCCCAATCCCTTTCTTCTAAATACAATAACTTTTACGAATTTGGCACCACCAAATCGATTCAGCAAGCAGCCCAAGCTTTGCCCACAGAAAACTGGAAAGTAGAAGTTGGAGGATTGGTGAAAAATCCCCAAACCTATGATATGGACGATCTGCGAAATAAATTTGAAACAGAAGAGCGCGTCTATAGATTTCGATGTGTGGAAGCTTGGGCAATGGTTGTACCTTGGTTAGGGTTCCCCATGCGCAAACTGATCGAAGCGGTTGAACCCACATCTGAGGCTAAATTTGTGCGATTTACCTCTTGGTATGATAAACAAATTAGTACCGGCCCCTCTGGGAATCTGTTTTCGCCTCTTCCCTGGCCCTATACGGAAGGATTGCGAATTGAGGAAATGGCCAATGAATTAGCCTTTTTTGCCACAGGAATTTATGGTCAAGACTTACCCAAACAGCACGGCGCTCCCATTCGTCAAGTGATTCCTTGGAAATATGGCTTTAAGGGAGCAAAATCGATTGTCAAAATTGAATTTCTGGACACTCAACCGGCAACGTTTTGGAATACGATCGATGCAAAGGAATATGATTTTGAAGCCAATGTAAATCCGGATAAACCCCATCCCCGATGGTCTCAAGCGACGGAACGGCTCATTAGTGATGGATCTGCGTTCAGTTGGCCCAGACAACCGACCCTACACTATAACGGCTATGGGGAATGGGTGGCTCATTTATATGGTTAA
- a CDS encoding DUF4079 domain-containing protein, protein MDTIRDLLQPIVNPIADYFAGLGIPEPITHWGHPLMMGIVVFVLGTFVAVAGWRGRSATDEEVATQNKLNHRKLAPFLTLFLGLGYTGGVLSLVMQGQPILESPHFWTGSIVLVLLGLNGAISITKFGGDNKPSLRTLHAYLGTAALAFLFVHAFLGLNLGLSI, encoded by the coding sequence ATGGACACCATTAGAGACCTTTTGCAACCGATTGTTAACCCCATTGCCGATTATTTCGCTGGTTTAGGCATTCCTGAACCCATAACCCATTGGGGACATCCCCTAATGATGGGCATTGTCGTTTTTGTGTTAGGCACGTTTGTGGCCGTTGCTGGATGGCGCGGACGGAGTGCCACGGATGAAGAGGTAGCGACTCAAAATAAGCTCAATCACCGCAAACTGGCCCCATTTTTAACTCTATTCTTAGGCCTCGGATATACCGGAGGAGTTTTATCTTTGGTGATGCAAGGACAGCCTATTCTCGAAAGTCCCCACTTTTGGACGGGTTCAATTGTCTTAGTACTGTTGGGTCTCAATGGTGCAATTTCAATTACCAAATTTGGGGGCGATAATAAACCTTCTTTGCGTACCCTTCATGCTTATTTGGGTACGGCAGCATTGGCATTCTTGTTTGTTCATGCCTTTTTAGGTCTGAACTTGGGCTTATCGATTTAA